A genomic region of Kribbella sp. NBC_00382 contains the following coding sequences:
- the rpmF gene encoding 50S ribosomal protein L32 has translation MAVPKRKMSRSNTRNRRAQWKATAPSLVTCVNPACRAKHLQHTVCPTCGQYGAKGERRQVVES, from the coding sequence GTGGCCGTTCCGAAGCGGAAGATGTCGCGCAGCAACACCCGGAACCGCCGGGCCCAGTGGAAGGCCACCGCGCCTTCGCTGGTCACCTGCGTGAACCCCGCCTGCCGCGCGAAGCACCTGCAGCACACCGTGTGCCCCACCTGCGGCCAGTACGGCGCCAAGGGTGAGCGTCGCCAGGTCGTCGAGAGCTAA
- a CDS encoding YceD family protein: protein MIDTHELSRRAGSQREVSFTAPAPADLGIDVIGVPEGEPIQFDLRLEAVVEGVLVSGSASGRLVGECARCLVDIEDEFLADVQELYVYPESDAEPDEASRMEGDLIDLEPALRDQVVLALPFQPLCSDDCLGLCPECGVRLADEPGHKHEDGVDPRWTALQGLLPQDEKQ from the coding sequence GTGATCGATACCCACGAGCTGTCACGCCGCGCCGGGTCCCAGCGCGAAGTCTCCTTCACGGCACCGGCACCGGCCGACCTCGGAATCGACGTGATCGGTGTTCCCGAAGGCGAACCGATCCAGTTCGATCTGCGACTGGAAGCGGTGGTCGAAGGGGTGCTCGTGTCCGGTTCGGCCAGTGGCCGGCTGGTCGGGGAGTGCGCGCGGTGCCTGGTCGATATCGAGGACGAGTTCCTCGCTGACGTCCAGGAGCTGTACGTCTACCCGGAGAGCGACGCCGAGCCGGACGAGGCCAGCCGGATGGAGGGCGATCTGATCGACCTCGAGCCGGCGTTGAGGGACCAGGTGGTGCTCGCGCTGCCGTTCCAGCCCTTGTGTTCGGACGACTGCCTGGGTCTGTGCCCCGAGTGTGGGGTGCGGCTGGCGGACGAGCCCGGTCACAAGCACGAGGACGGCGTCGATCCCCGCTGGACCGCTCTGCAGGGCCTGCTCCCGCAGGATGAAAAACAGTAG
- the coaD gene encoding pantetheine-phosphate adenylyltransferase translates to MSRAVFPGTFDPPTNGHLDVIARASAAFDEVIVATGVNQSKQRLFGVEDRVAMLTEIAAPYGNVRVGTFEGLLVDYCRAENAGVIVKGLRSGADYDYELQMAQMNRKLSGVDTVFVPTAPENAFISSSLVKEIAKLGGPVDQFLPPSVHTKLLATL, encoded by the coding sequence ATGAGTAGGGCTGTGTTCCCCGGTACTTTCGACCCGCCCACCAACGGCCACCTGGACGTGATCGCCCGGGCGTCGGCCGCCTTCGACGAGGTGATCGTCGCGACCGGCGTGAACCAGTCCAAGCAGCGGCTGTTCGGGGTCGAGGACCGGGTCGCGATGCTCACCGAGATCGCCGCGCCGTACGGCAACGTCCGGGTCGGCACCTTCGAGGGGCTGCTGGTCGACTACTGCCGGGCCGAGAACGCCGGTGTGATCGTCAAGGGGCTTCGGTCGGGGGCCGACTACGACTACGAGCTGCAGATGGCCCAAATGAACCGCAAGCTGTCCGGCGTGGACACCGTCTTCGTGCCCACGGCGCCGGAGAACGCTTTCATCTCCTCCAGCCTGGTCAAGGAGATTGCGAAACTCGGCGGTCCGGTAGACCAGTTCCTGCCTCCGAGCGTTCACACGAAGTTGCTCGCCACGCTGTAG
- the rsmD gene encoding 16S rRNA (guanine(966)-N(2))-methyltransferase RsmD — MTRIVGGVAGGRRIAVPPGNGTRPTADRVREALFSSLEAEFGSFDGLQVLDLYSGSGAVGLEALSRGATRVVLVEADRQAAEVISANIKAVGLPGATLLTRPVEKVATGTNSGDPIDLVFADPPYKLETAELQEVLTTLVERGWLAEDAVVVVERAKREPWEWPEGFAALRDRKYGEARLWYGHRHE; from the coding sequence GTGACGCGCATCGTCGGGGGAGTGGCGGGCGGTCGGCGCATCGCCGTCCCACCTGGCAACGGAACCAGGCCGACCGCCGATCGGGTCCGGGAAGCGCTTTTCTCTTCCCTGGAAGCGGAATTCGGCAGCTTCGACGGCCTGCAGGTCCTCGACCTGTACTCCGGATCAGGCGCCGTCGGCCTGGAAGCGTTGTCCCGCGGGGCCACCCGGGTCGTCCTGGTCGAGGCCGATCGCCAGGCAGCAGAGGTGATCTCGGCCAACATCAAGGCGGTCGGGCTCCCCGGCGCCACCCTCCTCACCCGACCCGTCGAGAAGGTTGCCACGGGCACCAATTCGGGCGACCCGATCGACCTGGTCTTCGCCGATCCGCCGTACAAGCTGGAGACCGCCGAGCTGCAGGAAGTCCTGACGACGCTGGTGGAACGCGGCTGGCTGGCCGAGGACGCAGTTGTCGTGGTCGAGCGGGCCAAGCGCGAGCCGTGGGAGTGGCCCGAGGGGTTCGCCGCGCTGCGGGATCGCAAGTACGGCGAGGCCCGGCTTTGGTACGGTCACCGCCATGAGTAG
- the recG gene encoding ATP-dependent DNA helicase RecG, which produces MKTDIDRKLRDFVGAKTAKSFSEVLGIETVGELLRHYPRRYLKKGELTPFDELQVGDQATVSGRVKKVTVRSLDSKQEIRPDDVQKFRRHKTITKVVVTDGRNDLELAFFNQPWLANKLVAGTAALFWGEVTMFRDTMQLKGPGTEILDEEDLTEEEIERRAKPFRPLYPASAKLPTATIERSVKIVLDNLEDVDDPIPELILRKEKLIGLREALQKAHLPETEKDIEIAQKRFRFEEALVMQTILAQRRAVTDALKAVPRQRTKGGLLDEFDKRLPFKLTDGQTEVCDEIFADISRAHPMHRLLQGEVGSGKTVVALRAMLSVVDAGGQAVLLAPTEVLATQHHKTLTKMLGELAEQGMLGGAEQATRVGLLTGSLNAAARRTAMLDAASGAAGIVVGTHALLEDKVQFADLGLVVVDEQHRFGVEQRAALSQKSGDATPHTLVMTATPIPRTVAMTVFGDLAVSTLTELPAGRSPIKSNVVPALQKPEWLERAWQRVREEVGKGHQAYVVCPRIGDDVKNAADEEGEFAQGELNDGDDGRSESKAKTRPAISVIQVAEVLETALGDLRVEILHGRLPADEKDSVMTRFAAGEIDVLIATTVIEVGVDVPNASTMVVMDADRFGISQLHQLRGRVGRGKVPGLCLLVSYVWPGSSSMQRLEAVAATTDGFELSRIDLETRREGDVLGVAQSGRRSSLKLLSVLRDEEIILTARHVAHSLISVDAELTEYPVLRAFVRSALESEATDYLEKT; this is translated from the coding sequence ATGAAGACCGACATCGACCGCAAGCTCCGCGACTTCGTCGGGGCGAAGACGGCCAAGAGTTTCTCCGAGGTGCTCGGCATCGAGACCGTCGGCGAGCTGCTGCGGCACTACCCGCGGCGGTACCTGAAGAAGGGCGAGCTGACCCCGTTCGACGAGCTGCAGGTCGGCGACCAGGCGACCGTCAGCGGCCGGGTCAAGAAGGTCACCGTCCGCTCGCTGGACTCCAAGCAGGAGATCCGCCCGGACGACGTGCAGAAGTTCCGCCGGCACAAGACGATCACCAAGGTGGTCGTCACCGACGGCCGCAACGACCTCGAGCTCGCCTTCTTCAACCAGCCCTGGCTGGCCAACAAGCTGGTCGCGGGTACCGCCGCCCTGTTCTGGGGCGAGGTGACGATGTTCCGCGACACCATGCAGCTCAAGGGCCCGGGCACCGAGATCCTCGACGAGGAGGACCTGACCGAGGAGGAGATCGAGCGCCGGGCCAAGCCGTTCCGGCCCCTCTACCCGGCCAGCGCGAAGCTGCCGACGGCGACGATCGAGCGCAGCGTCAAGATCGTGCTGGACAACCTCGAGGACGTCGACGACCCGATCCCCGAGCTGATCCTGCGCAAGGAGAAGCTGATCGGCCTGCGCGAGGCGCTGCAGAAGGCGCACCTGCCGGAGACCGAGAAGGACATCGAGATCGCCCAGAAGCGGTTCCGGTTCGAGGAAGCGCTGGTGATGCAGACGATCCTGGCCCAGCGCCGGGCGGTCACGGATGCGCTCAAGGCCGTTCCGCGGCAAAGAACCAAGGGCGGCCTGCTGGACGAGTTCGACAAGAGGCTGCCGTTCAAGCTCACCGACGGGCAGACCGAGGTGTGCGACGAGATCTTCGCCGACATCAGCCGGGCGCACCCGATGCACCGGCTGCTGCAGGGCGAGGTCGGCTCCGGCAAGACGGTCGTGGCGCTCCGGGCGATGCTGTCCGTGGTCGACGCCGGCGGCCAGGCGGTACTGCTCGCCCCGACCGAGGTGCTCGCGACCCAGCACCACAAGACGCTGACCAAGATGCTCGGTGAGCTGGCCGAGCAGGGCATGCTCGGCGGGGCCGAGCAGGCGACCCGGGTCGGACTCCTGACCGGGTCGCTGAACGCGGCAGCGCGGCGTACGGCGATGTTGGACGCGGCCAGCGGCGCAGCGGGGATCGTCGTCGGCACGCACGCGCTGCTCGAGGACAAGGTGCAGTTCGCCGATCTCGGGCTGGTCGTGGTCGACGAGCAGCACCGGTTCGGCGTCGAGCAGCGGGCCGCGCTGAGTCAGAAGTCGGGCGACGCGACCCCGCACACCCTCGTGATGACGGCAACGCCGATCCCGCGGACGGTCGCGATGACCGTCTTCGGCGACCTCGCGGTCTCCACGCTGACCGAGCTGCCCGCCGGACGGTCGCCGATCAAGAGCAACGTCGTACCTGCGCTGCAGAAGCCGGAGTGGCTGGAGCGCGCCTGGCAGCGGGTCCGTGAGGAGGTCGGCAAGGGCCATCAGGCGTACGTCGTCTGCCCGCGGATCGGCGACGACGTGAAGAACGCCGCCGACGAGGAAGGCGAATTCGCCCAGGGCGAGCTCAACGACGGCGACGACGGGCGGAGCGAGTCCAAGGCCAAGACCCGGCCGGCCATCTCGGTGATCCAGGTGGCCGAGGTGCTCGAGACGGCGCTGGGCGACTTGCGGGTCGAGATCCTGCACGGGCGGCTGCCGGCCGACGAGAAGGACTCGGTGATGACCCGGTTCGCGGCCGGCGAGATCGACGTACTGATCGCGACCACCGTGATCGAGGTCGGCGTCGACGTGCCGAACGCGTCGACGATGGTGGTGATGGACGCGGACCGGTTCGGCATCTCCCAGCTGCACCAGCTCCGCGGGCGGGTCGGCCGGGGCAAGGTGCCTGGGCTCTGCCTGCTGGTCAGCTACGTCTGGCCGGGCTCGTCGTCCATGCAGCGGCTGGAGGCGGTCGCGGCGACGACGGACGGCTTCGAGCTGTCCCGGATCGACCTGGAGACGCGGCGTGAGGGCGACGTGCTCGGCGTCGCTCAGTCCGGCCGCAGGAGCAGTCTCAAGCTGCTCAGCGTGCTCCGCGACGAGGAGATCATCCTGACGGCCAGGCACGTCGCGCACTCGCTCATCTCGGTCGACGCCGAGCTCACGGAGTACCCCGTACTACGGGCCTTCGTGCGCAGCGCGCTGGAGTCAGAAGCCACCGACTACCTGGAGAAAACGTGA
- a CDS encoding DAK2 domain-containing protein, whose product MDVRGEVLTTAVLRAWARTALSELGRARVEIDELNVYPVPDGDTGTNLYLTWEAACDALPAGNLTFAEAVQAFGRGALLGARGNSGVITSQLVRACGLRLAENLPPEQETSNGVLADARMSEAAAFADALVFAADAAYSAVAQPVEGTMLTVARRAGEAALEAANAGKSLAEVCLAAVAAARVALTKTTEQLEVLRRAGVVDAGGAGLVVILGAMESVLSGRAPAATSGVPARVAPQELVGAAGTDLDPDGPAYEVMYLLEAPDEQITDFRKQLAGMGDSVVVVGGDELWNVHVHTDDVGATIELGIGIGRPYRIRVTHFADMAHREPVPNRAVIAVAAGDGLADLFEESGAVVVRGGPGRRCSTGELLKAIERSGAPEIVILPNDSDSIAVAEAAATAARQDGIRVAVIPTRAQVQGLAAIAVHDPERSFDDAVVQLSAAAGQTRHGAVTIAVKDAWTMAGTCRIGDALGVVDGDFSLITDDLETAATGVVDRLLGGGGELMTVVTGREVEAGLVDAVVRHVRRIRRDVDVVVYDGGQERYPLLIGVE is encoded by the coding sequence GTGGATGTGCGTGGAGAGGTGCTGACGACGGCGGTACTGCGAGCTTGGGCCCGTACCGCGCTGTCCGAGCTCGGGCGCGCCCGGGTCGAGATCGACGAACTCAACGTCTACCCGGTCCCCGACGGCGACACCGGCACCAACCTGTACCTAACCTGGGAAGCCGCCTGCGACGCCCTCCCGGCCGGCAACCTCACCTTCGCCGAAGCAGTCCAAGCCTTCGGCCGAGGCGCCCTCCTAGGCGCCCGCGGCAACTCCGGCGTCATCACCTCCCAGCTGGTCCGCGCCTGCGGTCTCCGCCTGGCAGAGAACCTCCCACCAGAGCAAGAGACTTCAAATGGTGTGTTGGCGGATGCTCGGATGAGTGAGGCTGCGGCGTTTGCGGATGCGTTGGTGTTTGCGGCTGACGCGGCCTACAGCGCGGTGGCGCAGCCTGTCGAGGGCACCATGCTGACTGTGGCTCGGAGGGCCGGAGAGGCGGCCCTGGAGGCTGCTAATGCGGGGAAGAGCCTGGCAGAGGTGTGTCTGGCGGCTGTGGCAGCCGCGCGGGTGGCGCTGACCAAGACGACCGAGCAGTTGGAGGTACTACGCCGTGCGGGTGTGGTGGACGCCGGGGGCGCGGGCCTGGTCGTCATCTTGGGCGCCATGGAGTCGGTGCTGTCGGGCAGAGCTCCGGCGGCGACCAGCGGCGTACCGGCTCGGGTGGCGCCGCAGGAGTTGGTAGGGGCGGCTGGGACCGACCTGGACCCAGACGGACCGGCGTACGAGGTGATGTATCTGCTGGAGGCGCCTGACGAGCAGATCACCGACTTCCGCAAGCAGTTGGCCGGGATGGGCGACTCGGTCGTGGTGGTCGGCGGTGACGAGCTCTGGAACGTCCACGTGCACACAGACGACGTCGGCGCGACCATCGAGCTCGGCATCGGGATCGGACGCCCGTACCGCATCAGAGTCACCCACTTCGCCGACATGGCCCACCGCGAGCCGGTCCCGAACCGTGCAGTGATCGCCGTGGCCGCAGGTGACGGGCTGGCCGACCTGTTCGAAGAGTCGGGCGCAGTGGTCGTCCGCGGCGGCCCCGGCCGGCGGTGCTCGACAGGCGAGCTCCTGAAGGCCATCGAGCGCTCCGGCGCACCGGAGATCGTCATCCTCCCCAACGACAGCGACTCCATCGCAGTAGCCGAGGCAGCAGCCACAGCGGCAAGACAAGACGGCATCCGGGTAGCAGTAATCCCCACCCGCGCCCAGGTGCAAGGACTAGCGGCCATCGCGGTCCACGACCCCGAGCGCAGCTTCGACGACGCAGTAGTCCAGCTATCGGCCGCCGCCGGGCAGACCCGCCACGGCGCTGTGACGATCGCCGTGAAGGACGCCTGGACGATGGCCGGCACCTGCCGCATCGGCGACGCGCTAGGCGTCGTGGACGGCGACTTCAGCCTGATCACCGATGATCTGGAGACCGCCGCGACCGGCGTCGTCGACCGGCTGCTGGGCGGCGGTGGCGAGCTGATGACGGTCGTCACCGGCCGCGAGGTCGAGGCTGGCCTGGTCGACGCGGTGGTGCGGCACGTGCGGCGGATTCGCCGGGATGTCGATGTCGTGGTGTACGACGGAGGACAGGAAAGGTACCCGTTGCTGATCGGGGTGGAATGA
- a CDS encoding SAM-dependent methyltransferase, with product MLSSLFSVATDSYDLAVREIRDEFGPRVKVERVSGDLGRITENGPPIEELAAACNDGRIVFIRHLTTEIAGFGVSEVPPGHELAELILAELPRHPQALAVQTWTDGPSSGGSYYHLLEPALTERGIEVSRAGQELVVSCFASKKTVLIGLNRLNLSLSDWPGGRMRLARSDDRVSRSEFKLEEAIQTFDLQLPHGGKALDLGASPGGWTRILRQYDQEVWSIDPGDLERRVAADRGVHHVATTAGEFFRRNQLRFDVVVNDMRMDQLMSARVMLDAIPHLRRGALAVVTLKGGARNPLDAARRGMDVLRKNYDIHSARQLHHNRNELTVIARAR from the coding sequence GTGCTCTCTTCGCTCTTCTCGGTGGCTACCGACAGCTATGACTTGGCGGTCCGCGAGATCCGGGACGAGTTCGGCCCCCGGGTGAAGGTCGAGCGGGTCAGCGGCGACCTCGGGCGGATCACCGAGAACGGGCCGCCGATCGAGGAGCTCGCCGCCGCCTGCAACGACGGGCGGATCGTCTTCATCCGGCATCTGACCACCGAGATCGCCGGCTTCGGCGTCAGCGAGGTGCCGCCGGGACACGAGTTGGCGGAGCTGATCCTGGCCGAACTGCCGCGCCATCCGCAGGCTCTCGCGGTACAGACCTGGACAGACGGACCAAGCAGCGGTGGCTCGTACTACCACCTGCTGGAGCCTGCGCTGACTGAGCGCGGGATCGAGGTCAGCCGAGCCGGTCAGGAGCTCGTCGTCTCCTGCTTCGCCTCCAAGAAGACCGTGCTCATCGGCCTCAACCGCCTGAACCTCAGCCTCTCCGACTGGCCCGGCGGCCGCATGCGCCTCGCACGCTCGGACGACCGGGTCTCACGCTCGGAGTTCAAGCTGGAAGAGGCGATCCAGACCTTCGACCTGCAACTCCCCCACGGCGGCAAGGCACTCGACCTGGGTGCCAGCCCCGGCGGCTGGACCCGGATCCTGCGCCAGTACGACCAAGAGGTCTGGTCCATCGACCCCGGCGACCTCGAGCGCCGGGTAGCCGCCGACCGCGGCGTCCACCACGTCGCCACCACCGCCGGCGAGTTCTTCCGCCGCAACCAGCTCCGCTTCGACGTCGTCGTCAACGACATGCGCATGGACCAGCTGATGAGCGCCCGCGTCATGCTCGACGCCATCCCCCACCTCCGCCGCGGCGCCCTAGCCGTAGTCACCCTCAAAGGCGGCGCCCGAAACCCCCTCGACGCCGCCCGCCGAGGCATGGACGTCCTCCGCAAGAACTACGACATCCACTCAGCCCGCCAACTCCACCACAACCGCAACGAGCTGACGGTGATAGCCAGAGCCAGGTGA
- the rpmB gene encoding 50S ribosomal protein L28: MSKVCDICDKKPMFGKSVARLGKGAMIRRVKARTNRRFNPNIQPIRAVIKGTPVKLKVCTSCIKAGKVQRVVG; the protein is encoded by the coding sequence ATGTCTAAAGTTTGCGATATTTGCGACAAGAAGCCGATGTTCGGCAAGAGCGTTGCCCGGCTGGGCAAGGGCGCGATGATCCGTCGGGTCAAGGCTCGTACGAACCGTCGCTTCAACCCCAACATCCAGCCGATCCGCGCGGTCATCAAGGGCACGCCCGTGAAGCTGAAGGTCTGCACGTCCTGCATCAAGGCGGGCAAGGTTCAGCGCGTAGTCGGCTAG
- a CDS encoding aldo/keto reductase: protein MRGTSVQNSKLRWGILGTGNIASRFASQIPASATGELAAVGSRSQTSADAFGDKYDIPHRHASYGDLLADDTVDAVYIATPHPLHPEWAIKAAEAGKHVLCEKPLAINRSWAAAMIEAAIRHDVFLMEAYMYRCLPQTKLVAQLVRDGAVGKVHQIQASFGFQASFNAESRIFANDLAGGGILDVGGYPVSYARLIAGAAIGAPYADPAAVTAVGQVGETGVDEWSVATLFFDSGMTAQVSTGVRLNDENRVRVLGSEGYLVIEDPWFGGDGKPTHVTLHKVGEEPRDISAEPAFIYTAEADAVAAAIESRQAPEMAWSDTLGNLEVQDEWRKLIGQQYASERDDVLIPTTTGRPLARRDDASMTYGEVPGLGKQVSRLVMGVDNQLTLPHAATMFDDFVERGGTTFDTAYVYGGGRGEKLLGQWVKSRGNRDDIVLIGKGAHTPYCDPESITRQLFESLERLQTDHVDLYLMHRDNEEIPVGEFVDVLDSHFQAGRIKAFGGSNWSTARFDEANAYAAAQGKQAFTLLSNHLSLARAYDVPWAGCRHVSDDESQAWLRERQVALFPWSSQARGFFTGRAKPEDRSDEELARCFYSDGNFERLRRAEELADKYGVGATAIALAWLLHQPYPVFPLIGPRQLSETRTSLPGLSVELSAQDVTWLTAADLG, encoded by the coding sequence ATGAGGGGAACCTCTGTGCAGAACAGCAAACTCCGCTGGGGAATTCTGGGAACCGGAAACATCGCGTCCAGGTTCGCCAGCCAGATCCCGGCGTCCGCGACCGGTGAACTGGCCGCGGTCGGAAGCCGCAGCCAGACCTCGGCCGACGCGTTCGGCGACAAGTACGACATCCCGCACCGGCACGCGTCGTACGGCGACCTGCTCGCCGACGACACCGTCGATGCCGTCTATATCGCCACCCCGCATCCGCTGCATCCCGAGTGGGCGATCAAGGCCGCAGAGGCCGGCAAGCACGTGCTCTGCGAGAAGCCGCTCGCGATCAACCGGTCCTGGGCGGCGGCGATGATCGAGGCCGCGATCCGCCACGACGTCTTCCTGATGGAGGCGTACATGTACCGCTGCCTGCCGCAGACCAAGCTGGTCGCCCAGTTGGTCCGTGACGGCGCGGTCGGCAAGGTGCACCAGATCCAGGCGTCGTTCGGGTTCCAGGCGTCCTTCAACGCCGAGAGCCGGATCTTCGCCAACGACCTGGCCGGCGGTGGCATCCTCGACGTCGGCGGCTACCCGGTCTCGTACGCGCGACTGATCGCCGGCGCCGCCATCGGAGCCCCGTACGCCGATCCGGCGGCGGTCACCGCGGTCGGTCAGGTCGGCGAGACCGGGGTGGACGAATGGTCGGTCGCGACGCTCTTCTTCGACAGCGGGATGACCGCTCAGGTGAGCACCGGCGTCCGGCTCAACGACGAGAACCGGGTACGGGTGCTCGGCAGCGAGGGGTACCTCGTGATCGAGGACCCGTGGTTCGGTGGCGACGGCAAGCCGACCCACGTGACGCTGCACAAGGTGGGGGAGGAGCCGCGGGACATCTCCGCGGAGCCGGCCTTCATCTACACGGCCGAGGCGGACGCGGTGGCGGCGGCGATCGAGTCGCGCCAGGCGCCGGAGATGGCGTGGTCGGACACGCTGGGCAATCTCGAAGTACAGGACGAGTGGCGCAAGCTGATCGGGCAGCAGTACGCGAGCGAGCGCGACGACGTCCTGATCCCGACGACCACCGGGCGGCCGCTGGCACGGCGTGACGATGCGTCGATGACGTACGGCGAGGTACCAGGGCTCGGCAAGCAGGTGTCGCGGCTGGTGATGGGCGTCGACAACCAGTTGACGCTGCCGCACGCGGCGACGATGTTCGACGACTTCGTCGAGCGCGGCGGGACGACCTTCGACACGGCGTACGTCTACGGCGGCGGGCGGGGCGAGAAGCTGCTCGGGCAGTGGGTGAAGTCGCGGGGCAACCGGGACGACATCGTGCTGATCGGGAAGGGTGCGCATACGCCGTACTGCGATCCGGAGTCGATCACGCGGCAGCTGTTCGAGTCGCTGGAGCGGCTGCAGACCGACCACGTCGACCTCTACCTGATGCATCGGGACAACGAAGAGATCCCGGTGGGGGAGTTCGTCGATGTGCTGGACTCGCATTTCCAGGCCGGGCGGATCAAGGCGTTCGGTGGGTCCAACTGGTCGACGGCTCGGTTCGACGAGGCCAATGCGTATGCGGCGGCTCAGGGGAAGCAGGCCTTTACGCTGCTGAGCAATCACTTGAGTCTGGCGCGGGCGTACGACGTACCGTGGGCCGGCTGCCGTCATGTCAGTGACGACGAGTCGCAGGCGTGGCTCCGGGAGCGGCAGGTCGCGCTGTTCCCGTGGTCGAGTCAGGCGCGCGGGTTCTTCACCGGACGGGCCAAGCCGGAGGACCGGTCGGACGAGGAGCTGGCGCGCTGCTTCTACTCCGACGGCAACTTCGAGCGACTCCGGCGCGCGGAGGAACTGGCCGACAAGTATGGTGTGGGTGCGACGGCGATCGCGCTGGCCTGGCTGCTACACCAGCCGTACCCGGTGTTTCCGCTGATCGGCCCGCGTCAGCTCAGCGAGACGCGGACCTCGTTGCCTGGCTTGTCGGTGGAGCTGTCGGCCCAGGATGTGACCTGGCTGACAGCCGCGGACCTCGGCTGA